A single region of the Lysinibacillus sp. B2A1 genome encodes:
- a CDS encoding acyl-CoA reductase gives MKVFWPKHEEFEQALANLSAVSTNRPFDEVIIQYTQELSKRFIRMRKNPEIVALGYWLRKANIQQLQSQFEQQTTSNLIRPRGTVFHIAPSNVDTIFVYSWMLSLLAGNRNVLRITSKKQNGLNLLLEIIMEELTKPEFALIAQQTIICTYGYEEIATQQISEMCHTRVIWGGDETVNNIRGIPLAPLATEIAFPDRFSLAALKSERVVQMNEDSLTKLIEQFYNDVFWFNQMACSSPRLVIWTGKQQKVAKARFWTEFEKIAQKKQYELLAATQVLKYTTSLQLATNQWVTKVKRDNYYSRVQFTEVPADVRELHCGGGLFYEYDVKQLMDVSHVIVDKDQTLTYFGFNQHEIEQFVNAITSRGIDRIVPIGQALNFGEIWDGQRFLQSFTREIVIL, from the coding sequence ATGAAGGTATTTTGGCCAAAACATGAGGAATTTGAGCAAGCATTAGCTAATTTATCGGCTGTAAGCACGAATCGACCATTTGATGAGGTTATTATTCAATATACACAAGAATTGTCTAAGCGCTTTATTCGAATGCGCAAAAATCCTGAAATTGTAGCTTTAGGTTATTGGTTGCGTAAAGCAAATATACAGCAGCTACAATCTCAATTTGAACAACAAACAACAAGCAACTTAATACGTCCGAGAGGTACTGTCTTCCATATTGCTCCATCAAATGTTGATACAATTTTCGTCTATTCTTGGATGCTTTCCTTACTTGCAGGTAATCGTAATGTGTTACGTATAACCAGTAAAAAACAGAACGGGTTAAATTTATTATTGGAGATCATTATGGAGGAACTAACAAAGCCAGAATTTGCACTTATTGCTCAACAAACAATTATTTGTACATATGGGTATGAAGAAATTGCAACGCAACAAATTAGTGAAATGTGTCATACTCGTGTTATCTGGGGAGGAGATGAAACAGTTAATAATATTCGCGGAATACCACTTGCGCCACTAGCGACTGAAATAGCATTTCCAGACCGTTTTTCGTTAGCTGCATTAAAAAGCGAAAGAGTTGTGCAGATGAATGAAGATAGTTTGACGAAATTGATTGAACAATTTTACAATGATGTGTTTTGGTTTAATCAGATGGCATGTTCCTCCCCTCGTTTAGTTATTTGGACGGGAAAACAACAGAAAGTAGCTAAGGCTCGTTTTTGGACAGAATTTGAAAAAATTGCACAAAAAAAACAATATGAGCTTTTAGCAGCAACACAAGTATTAAAATACACAACGAGCTTGCAACTTGCAACAAATCAATGGGTAACAAAAGTGAAGAGAGACAATTATTATTCACGAGTACAATTCACAGAAGTACCTGCCGATGTGCGTGAGCTTCATTGTGGTGGTGGATTATTTTATGAATATGATGTGAAGCAACTTATGGATGTAAGTCATGTTATTGTAGATAAAGATCAAACACTTACTTATTTCGGGTTTAATCAACACGAAATAGAGCAGTTTGTAAATGCTATTACATCTCGTGGGATTGATCGAATTGTACCAATTGGACAGGCTTTAAATTTTGGTGAGATATGGGATGGACAGCGTTTTTTACAATCATTTACAAGGGAAATTGTTATCTTATAA
- the pseH gene encoding UDP-4-amino-4,6-dideoxy-N-acetyl-beta-L-altrosamine N-acetyltransferase, whose translation MKWISIKEQHLETILEWRTSEQVTRFMYTDIEYSLDNQRRWLESIRLDRNSRYWLMEYHGELIGIISITNIQWQHRRGYWNFYIGNPEFFMLAGFLAAYMYNYAFSELGLEKLNGEVLDINRGVRKLHVKQGSHEIGVLEHHIYKNGVWHDVYLFEMTKENWAQVGIRYAKYVAEVEQ comes from the coding sequence ATGAAATGGATTTCAATTAAAGAGCAACATTTAGAAACGATTTTGGAGTGGCGTACTAGTGAGCAAGTTACACGATTTATGTATACAGATATTGAGTATAGCTTAGATAATCAAAGGCGTTGGTTAGAGTCCATTCGTTTAGATAGAAACAGCCGATACTGGTTGATGGAGTATCATGGAGAGTTGATAGGTATTATATCAATTACAAATATTCAGTGGCAACATAGACGCGGCTATTGGAATTTTTACATTGGGAATCCAGAATTTTTTATGTTGGCTGGTTTTTTAGCTGCTTATATGTATAACTATGCGTTTAGTGAATTGGGTCTAGAAAAGTTGAATGGAGAAGTTTTAGATATTAATAGGGGTGTGCGTAAACTTCATGTTAAACAAGGATCACATGAAATAGGTGTACTTGAGCATCATATTTATAAAAATGGAGTATGGCATGATGTATATTTATTCGAAATGACTAAAGAAAATTGGGCGCAGGTAGGAATAAGATACGCTAAATATGTAGCTGAGGTGGAACAATGA